In Chitinophaga sp. HK235, a single window of DNA contains:
- a CDS encoding SRPBCC family protein, with translation MSTENKNTISVESTIHAPVEKVWEYWTAPEHITQWCFATPEWHAPEAQNDVRTGGKFSTTMAARDGSFSFDFGGVYTDVKEHELIEYALTDNRKVKITFSAEGDNTKVVETFDPEDTNPLEMQRGGWQAILDNFRKYTEAN, from the coding sequence ATGTCTACCGAAAACAAAAACACCATCTCCGTAGAAAGCACTATTCATGCGCCTGTAGAAAAAGTATGGGAATACTGGACCGCACCAGAGCATATTACCCAATGGTGCTTTGCGACACCAGAATGGCATGCACCGGAAGCACAAAATGATGTTCGTACCGGTGGTAAATTCAGCACTACCATGGCTGCCAGAGACGGTAGCTTCAGCTTCGATTTCGGCGGTGTATATACCGATGTAAAAGAACATGAACTGATCGAATACGCCCTTACTGACAACAGAAAGGTAAAAATCACTTTCAGCGCAGAAGGTGACAACACCAAAGTAGTGGAAACATTTGATCCGGAAGATACCAATCCGCTGGAAATGCAACGCGGCGGCTGGCAGGCTATCCTGGATAACTTCCGTAAATATACCGAAGCAAATTAA
- a CDS encoding response regulator transcription factor, whose protein sequence is MNILLIEDEPRVAAFIRKGLEAHQHTVTVAYDGQDGCHVAMQYDYDLVILDRLLPTLHGLEVCRRIKSLKKGLPILMLTALGTVRDKVQGFESGADDYMPKPFHFDELLARINALHRRGHTITPAAVYRVADLELNCYNRTVFRDNREIFLTVKEFSLLEVLITNKNRVLSRAHMAETVWGIDFNRGTNLIDVYINYLRAKVDKGFSKPLIHTVIGVGYVLREM, encoded by the coding sequence ATGAATATCTTATTGATAGAAGACGAACCTAGAGTAGCAGCGTTTATCAGAAAAGGACTGGAAGCACATCAACATACGGTGACTGTAGCATACGACGGACAGGACGGTTGCCATGTAGCCATGCAGTATGATTATGACCTGGTGATACTGGACCGGCTCCTGCCTACCTTACATGGACTGGAAGTATGCAGACGCATCAAATCCCTTAAAAAGGGCCTGCCGATATTAATGCTCACTGCGTTGGGAACGGTCAGGGACAAAGTACAGGGCTTCGAAAGCGGCGCCGATGATTATATGCCCAAACCCTTTCATTTCGACGAGCTGCTGGCACGCATCAATGCGCTGCACCGCCGTGGACACACTATAACTCCCGCGGCAGTGTACCGTGTGGCCGACCTGGAACTGAACTGTTATAACCGTACCGTTTTCCGGGATAATAGGGAGATCTTTTTAACCGTAAAAGAGTTCTCCCTGCTGGAAGTGCTGATCACCAATAAAAACAGGGTGCTCTCCCGCGCGCATATGGCAGAAACAGTATGGGGCATTGACTTTAACAGAGGTACCAACCTCATAGATGTATATATCAATTACCTCCGCGCCAAAGTGGACAAAGGTTTCTCTAAACCACTCATCCATACCGTTATTGGCGTAGGGTATGTATTGAGAGAAATGTAA
- a CDS encoding RagB/SusD family nutrient uptake outer membrane protein: protein MTYSIIKKAVTICTAATFTLYSTSCNKMLDVKPTDQVDGNEIFNSLTTVNRAVLGVYAGWQPESTLRIGSVMADECRIGLKNAGVNGSAQNLFRWSFAGGDTEIAAPWTNAYQVINRVNRVLEGLDKVPVHNDTEKQQQQQLRGELLAIRAFEHFELYRNFSYAGVYQADAPAVPYVTSPDIDNKPARPTAAEFFQQLHKDLDAATTLTGDSEDVTRMGIQAVYALQARVALYTGNWTAAAENATKAIGKFHLASRAEFPAIWTDASNAEIIFKLKRTNLSELRPGDIWKNAGIGIVYFAPSTKLLQAYDEENDIRYNSYFDNDAALAADGQLADVVKKYAGAEGAENRNDVKVFRVSEMYLIRAEAYQHLSRLAEATEDLNTLRLARIKGYETQTYTDSKKLLNDILVERFRELPFEGHRYYDLKRLGLPIQRDEADLQSGDTQTDLLPSALYYYLPIPQSEVLSNPNIKPNNKGW, encoded by the coding sequence ATGACTTATTCCATCATAAAAAAGGCAGTGACTATTTGCACTGCCGCCACTTTCACGCTCTACTCCACCTCCTGCAATAAGATGCTGGATGTGAAACCTACCGACCAGGTAGATGGTAATGAAATCTTCAATTCACTGACAACTGTCAACCGCGCCGTACTCGGCGTTTACGCCGGCTGGCAACCGGAATCCACCTTACGCATCGGATCCGTGATGGCAGACGAATGCAGGATAGGATTAAAGAATGCCGGTGTGAACGGCTCCGCCCAAAACCTGTTCAGATGGTCGTTTGCCGGTGGTGATACTGAAATCGCCGCCCCCTGGACCAATGCGTACCAGGTGATCAACCGCGTGAACCGTGTCCTGGAAGGATTGGACAAAGTGCCTGTTCACAACGATACAGAAAAACAGCAGCAACAACAACTGCGTGGTGAATTGCTTGCCATCCGCGCATTTGAACACTTTGAGCTGTACCGCAATTTCAGTTACGCCGGTGTATACCAGGCCGATGCGCCCGCAGTGCCTTACGTAACCAGCCCTGACATCGACAACAAGCCGGCCAGGCCCACTGCAGCTGAGTTTTTTCAGCAACTGCACAAAGACCTCGATGCAGCCACCACCCTCACAGGTGATAGCGAAGACGTGACACGCATGGGCATTCAGGCCGTTTATGCACTGCAGGCACGCGTAGCATTATACACCGGCAACTGGACAGCGGCCGCAGAAAACGCCACCAAAGCCATTGGTAAGTTCCACCTTGCCAGCCGCGCTGAATTCCCGGCTATCTGGACAGACGCGAGCAATGCGGAAATAATCTTCAAACTCAAACGTACCAACCTCAGTGAACTGCGCCCCGGCGATATCTGGAAAAACGCCGGCATCGGCATCGTATACTTCGCTCCTTCCACTAAACTGTTACAGGCTTACGATGAAGAGAACGACATCCGCTACAACAGCTATTTTGACAACGATGCTGCACTGGCCGCAGATGGACAGCTGGCAGATGTCGTAAAAAAATATGCAGGTGCAGAAGGCGCTGAAAACCGCAACGATGTGAAAGTATTCCGCGTATCAGAAATGTACCTCATCCGCGCGGAAGCATATCAACACCTGAGCCGCCTGGCGGAAGCGACAGAAGACCTGAATACGCTGCGCCTCGCCCGTATCAAGGGATACGAAACACAAACCTACACCGATTCTAAAAAATTACTGAACGACATACTGGTGGAAAGATTCCGGGAACTGCCCTTTGAAGGGCACCGGTACTACGACCTGAAAAGACTGGGATTACCTATACAAAGGGATGAAGCAGACCTGCAATCCGGAGATACACAGACAGACCTGTTACCTTCCGCACTGTATTACTACCTGCCTATCCCGCAGTCAGAAGTATTGAGTAATCCAAACATTAAACCCAACAACAAGGGTTGGTAA
- a CDS encoding carcinine hydrolase/isopenicillin-N N-acyltransferase family protein: MKPFLLLCWLCLFAGIFPAAACSILYYIDTQTGKIYAVNNEDYWYDVNPYIKILPHKDNQLARLWYGWNDRAQGGVNEAGLFFDGATTPLEQRIKGYRNPSGNLGDEILARCRTVEEALALLEEKKVALTDGHMLLGDRFGHATVVEWVDGKRNLINIKDNVLMATNFLLTDKEKGNYPCPRYAAMEAAVKQLQAGGKPVGLKEVGNIAARAVQPKAMGPHHREYGTLYSSFINITDMEFVLVYKLDNSKLTKLDLKAEFTKATEQTIRLQ; the protein is encoded by the coding sequence ATGAAACCTTTCCTCCTGCTTTGCTGGCTTTGTTTGTTTGCAGGAATATTTCCTGCTGCAGCCTGTTCTATTTTGTATTATATAGATACACAAACGGGAAAGATTTATGCAGTGAATAATGAAGACTATTGGTATGATGTAAACCCTTATATTAAAATTCTTCCGCATAAAGACAATCAGCTGGCGCGGCTATGGTACGGATGGAATGACAGGGCGCAGGGAGGCGTGAATGAAGCAGGTTTGTTTTTTGATGGTGCTACCACACCGCTGGAGCAGCGGATAAAGGGATACCGTAATCCTTCCGGCAACCTGGGCGATGAGATACTGGCCCGTTGCAGGACCGTAGAAGAAGCGCTTGCGCTACTGGAAGAAAAGAAGGTAGCGCTCACAGATGGTCATATGTTGTTGGGAGACAGGTTTGGACATGCCACGGTGGTGGAATGGGTGGATGGCAAAAGAAACCTGATCAATATTAAAGACAATGTGCTGATGGCAACCAACTTCCTGTTAACCGATAAGGAAAAAGGAAATTATCCCTGTCCGCGTTATGCTGCGATGGAGGCTGCGGTGAAACAACTACAGGCCGGTGGAAAACCGGTGGGGCTCAAAGAAGTAGGAAACATTGCGGCCAGGGCTGTGCAACCCAAAGCCATGGGCCCTCATCATCGGGAGTACGGTACCCTGTATTCCAGTTTTATCAATATCACGGATATGGAGTTTGTACTGGTGTACAAACTGGACAATTCCAAACTCACTAAGCTGGACCTGAAGGCTGAATTTACAAAAGCAACGGAGCAAACCATCCGGCTGCAATAA
- a CDS encoding DUF4397 domain-containing protein, which yields MEKKTLLLAVFAVVALLSCEEDKSKPAAQQALLMAVNAAPQAGPVNVVYNDRKRVNKLPYGSYSNRYGNAYRSITTLETDDLMVETQDGKVVIADNLCVEQGKKYSLFIYDTLQGSPSRLNYSLVPDNIPAPAVGQAQVRFLHLSPDAAPVLVDIFKETDSVRLTASPMPYLATIRKPADVAGFKPIKGGVYQVKVKQLHGDIAETILDIPRVKLSDRGTITLYLKGLMNGQPPYSLDLGLIRH from the coding sequence ATGGAAAAGAAGACCTTGCTGTTAGCTGTTTTTGCTGTTGTTGCGCTTTTATCCTGTGAAGAAGATAAAAGCAAGCCTGCAGCCCAGCAGGCGTTGCTGATGGCTGTCAATGCGGCTCCCCAGGCGGGCCCGGTAAACGTAGTATATAACGACAGAAAACGGGTGAACAAACTTCCCTACGGCAGCTATAGTAACCGTTATGGTAACGCCTACAGAAGTATTACCACACTCGAAACAGATGACCTGATGGTGGAAACCCAAGATGGTAAAGTGGTGATAGCCGACAACCTGTGCGTGGAACAGGGAAAAAAATATTCTCTTTTTATTTATGATACACTCCAGGGTAGCCCTTCCAGGCTTAACTATTCCCTGGTACCCGATAATATACCGGCGCCGGCCGTAGGTCAGGCTCAGGTACGTTTTCTGCATCTTTCTCCCGATGCGGCCCCTGTACTGGTGGATATCTTTAAAGAAACAGACAGTGTACGTCTCACGGCAAGCCCCATGCCTTACCTGGCCACTATCCGCAAACCCGCTGATGTAGCCGGTTTCAAACCGATAAAAGGAGGTGTCTACCAGGTGAAAGTAAAACAGCTCCATGGAGACATCGCAGAAACTATTCTGGACATTCCCCGCGTGAAACTCTCCGACAGAGGTACCATTACCCTTTATCTGAAAGGACTGATGAACGGCCAACCGCCCTATTCACTGGATCTTGGGCTGATCAGGCATTAA
- a CDS encoding patatin-like phospholipase family protein, with protein MNSILSQVPVLRPFVLSGGGARGYAHLGVLKAFAEKQIFPEAIAATSAGSIAAAFICDGYQTDEVRTIFQQHKLGLSMEWKNWRSGFLSLKKVEQVLQKTLRHTTFESLPLPLYITATNFVTGEQAIFNSGPLIPAILAASSIPLLFQPVDIEGVAYVDGGLSGNLPVEPLLHQYKDVIGVHVNPLTPYDPAGGFMANVERTLHMAIREPVQKSKMLCSYFVEPAGLGKFGMFDFGKFDAIYTTGLEYTRKRLEEVPFV; from the coding sequence ATGAATTCAATCTTATCCCAAGTACCTGTGCTGCGTCCTTTTGTTTTGTCTGGTGGTGGTGCCCGCGGTTATGCCCACCTGGGTGTATTAAAAGCCTTTGCCGAAAAACAGATTTTTCCCGAAGCTATTGCAGCCACCAGTGCTGGTTCTATCGCTGCGGCCTTCATCTGCGATGGTTATCAGACCGATGAGGTGAGAACGATCTTTCAGCAACATAAGCTGGGACTATCTATGGAATGGAAAAACTGGCGTTCCGGTTTTTTGTCGTTGAAGAAGGTAGAACAGGTGCTGCAGAAAACGCTGCGGCATACTACTTTCGAATCGCTGCCGCTTCCCTTGTATATTACGGCTACCAATTTTGTCACAGGTGAACAGGCTATTTTCAACAGCGGTCCGTTGATACCGGCTATCCTGGCGGCATCTTCCATTCCGTTGCTGTTTCAGCCGGTGGATATTGAAGGAGTGGCTTATGTGGACGGCGGACTTTCCGGCAATCTGCCGGTAGAGCCTTTGCTGCATCAATACAAAGATGTGATTGGGGTACACGTCAATCCGCTTACACCTTATGATCCGGCAGGTGGGTTTATGGCCAATGTAGAGCGGACCTTGCACATGGCTATCCGGGAGCCGGTACAGAAAAGTAAAATGTTGTGCAGCTATTTCGTAGAGCCGGCAGGGTTAGGAAAGTTCGGTATGTTCGACTTCGGAAAATTCGATGCTATCTATACTACCGGTCTCGAATATACGAGGAAACGGCTGGAAGAGGTTCCGTTTGTATAG
- a CDS encoding SusC/RagA family TonB-linked outer membrane protein has protein sequence MQIKSIFLFVVLLVVSITGMAQQRTIKGTVIDSLTQQPLIGVSVSVPGTPNGVVTDANGHYTIMMPGGKNNLRFSYIGYSDLSVKAISGSDVMDISLSSASQALTGVVITGYTQQSKSRTTGAVTSLPAAVTTQAPVASFDVMLQGRAPGLYVGTPTGQPGEAGRVSIRGLGSINGDVNPLYVVDGVPVANNSFAALNAEDFETIHVLKDAAATAQYGSRAANGVIVITTKKGKAWEDGKVRVNYRGQYGVSNLNSSKWDMMNTDQRLQFEEILQDPSMPGWAYSKNNPNKLVNGALVPKTAEDFAFGTQYLDSLRQINTDWRKHLLRQGRIQTHSLNVSGGNEKTTFYLSGGYFNQQGIALNSGLERYSLRGNIQNRSGRFKTTLNVGISTATIKYIQDEGVAEEGGAAVGGGGITEKNPIAALYYALPYESPYGKPGSGRYGANALDAYANSLKKDNQIKGVMSLNETVDLSKEFQLTGTVGMDFQQNNTTEYLTPDSWYGKLVSNGNQGSYQRGLNNRLGLVATGGLRYNKQWGKNHEIEANLLSEINKIKGNGFGYTGYGLVSELPGTPAGITPGTPDNNFIPTLSGQTTPNRLLVSQIGLFRYSYGDKYTFSASLRRDGSSQVPANNRYKFFYAFGGNWNILAEDFMKEVHAFSTLRLRASYGLTGNAGGFTSDYGFRTLYSPADYNGNKTLVPITPGTPAYNWEMNRIGDVGLEFGFFRNRLRGEIDVYNRVTEGLFVNRNLSITTGFATIAANAGKVRNRGIELMLEGDAIKNRDFSLTLGVNLAYNKNKILSLGGEEQIFADEATMNMVGRPLGSFYAVRWKGVDPQTGAPIYLDKEGKETNTYNPDDAVPMKATYDPPLIGGATMSIRYKRFDLSMLVSFIHGMSRLNYPDLYAHSGSPNYRQYSQSKDMLSIWQKPGDISQYPGAQYPTYFTSRNVTSADYVKLRNITLGYNVPIPARMTGAIRNVKVFASGQNLLSVMKWRGFDPEDANDIAQYEYPMPRTITGGINVTF, from the coding sequence ATGCAGATCAAATCTATTTTCTTGTTTGTAGTCCTGCTGGTGGTATCCATTACCGGTATGGCCCAGCAACGGACCATTAAAGGTACGGTCATAGACTCGCTCACGCAGCAGCCATTGATCGGTGTGAGCGTGTCTGTGCCAGGCACTCCCAATGGCGTGGTAACAGATGCCAACGGCCATTATACCATTATGATGCCGGGAGGAAAAAACAATCTCCGGTTTTCGTATATTGGTTACAGTGACCTATCCGTGAAAGCCATCTCCGGCAGCGATGTAATGGATATATCTCTTTCTTCCGCATCACAGGCGCTTACAGGAGTAGTGATCACCGGTTACACCCAGCAAAGCAAATCCCGCACCACCGGCGCTGTCACCAGTCTACCTGCTGCCGTGACCACACAGGCACCGGTAGCCTCTTTCGATGTGATGCTACAGGGACGTGCACCTGGGTTATATGTTGGCACCCCTACCGGTCAACCTGGCGAAGCGGGCAGGGTATCTATCCGCGGCCTCGGCTCTATCAACGGAGATGTCAACCCTTTATATGTGGTAGATGGTGTGCCCGTAGCCAACAATTCTTTCGCTGCCCTCAACGCGGAAGACTTTGAAACCATACACGTATTAAAAGATGCAGCTGCCACCGCACAATACGGCTCCAGAGCCGCCAATGGCGTAATCGTCATCACCACCAAAAAAGGAAAAGCCTGGGAAGATGGAAAAGTGCGGGTCAACTACCGCGGCCAGTACGGTGTTTCCAACCTCAACAGCTCTAAATGGGATATGATGAACACCGATCAGCGGCTGCAGTTTGAAGAAATACTGCAAGACCCTAGCATGCCGGGATGGGCTTATTCCAAAAACAATCCCAACAAACTGGTGAACGGCGCGCTGGTACCTAAAACAGCAGAAGACTTTGCCTTTGGCACCCAATACCTCGACAGCCTCCGGCAGATCAACACCGACTGGCGCAAACACCTGTTACGCCAGGGTCGCATCCAGACACATTCCCTGAATGTTTCCGGTGGTAATGAAAAAACAACTTTCTATCTGTCCGGTGGTTATTTCAATCAGCAAGGCATTGCACTTAATTCAGGCCTGGAGCGTTACAGCCTGCGCGGCAACATACAAAACCGCAGCGGCAGATTTAAAACCACGCTGAACGTCGGTATCTCCACCGCTACCATCAAATACATACAGGATGAAGGTGTAGCAGAAGAAGGAGGCGCAGCTGTTGGTGGCGGTGGTATCACCGAAAAAAATCCTATTGCAGCCTTGTACTATGCATTACCCTATGAATCGCCTTATGGCAAGCCAGGCTCCGGCCGCTACGGTGCCAATGCACTCGACGCCTATGCCAACAGTCTGAAAAAAGATAACCAGATAAAAGGCGTAATGTCTTTGAATGAAACAGTAGACCTCAGCAAAGAATTTCAGTTAACCGGTACTGTTGGCATGGACTTCCAGCAGAACAACACCACTGAATACCTTACGCCTGATTCCTGGTATGGTAAACTGGTGAGCAACGGCAACCAGGGCTCTTATCAGAGAGGACTGAACAACCGGCTGGGACTCGTGGCCACCGGCGGATTACGCTATAACAAACAATGGGGTAAAAACCATGAAATAGAAGCCAACCTGTTATCCGAAATCAATAAAATCAAAGGTAACGGTTTCGGCTACACGGGTTATGGACTTGTTTCAGAACTGCCCGGTACCCCTGCTGGTATTACACCCGGCACACCGGACAACAACTTTATCCCCACCCTCAGCGGACAAACAACGCCCAACCGATTACTGGTATCACAGATTGGGCTGTTCCGTTATTCCTACGGTGACAAATATACGTTTTCCGCCAGCCTGCGCCGCGACGGGTCTTCCCAGGTGCCAGCCAACAACCGTTACAAATTCTTCTACGCCTTTGGCGGCAACTGGAACATCCTGGCAGAAGATTTTATGAAAGAAGTACATGCCTTCAGCACCCTGCGCCTGAGAGCCAGCTACGGCCTTACCGGCAATGCTGGTGGCTTTACCAGCGACTATGGTTTCAGGACTTTATACAGCCCCGCTGACTACAACGGTAATAAAACACTGGTTCCTATTACACCCGGCACCCCTGCCTACAACTGGGAGATGAACCGTATCGGCGACGTAGGTCTGGAGTTCGGTTTCTTCCGCAACAGGCTGCGTGGTGAAATAGATGTGTACAACCGTGTTACAGAAGGTTTGTTTGTAAACCGTAACCTCTCCATCACTACCGGCTTTGCTACGATAGCAGCCAATGCAGGCAAGGTGCGTAACCGCGGTATAGAGCTGATGCTGGAAGGTGATGCTATCAAAAACAGAGACTTCTCCCTTACCCTGGGCGTTAATCTGGCCTACAACAAAAACAAAATTCTGAGCCTGGGCGGAGAAGAACAGATCTTTGCCGACGAGGCCACTATGAACATGGTAGGCCGTCCGCTGGGCAGCTTCTACGCCGTACGCTGGAAAGGAGTAGATCCGCAGACAGGTGCACCGATCTATCTGGATAAAGAAGGAAAAGAAACCAACACCTACAATCCCGATGATGCCGTACCGATGAAAGCCACCTACGATCCGCCACTGATCGGTGGTGCCACGATGAGTATCCGTTACAAACGTTTCGACCTGTCTATGCTGGTGAGCTTTATTCATGGCATGTCACGTCTCAACTATCCCGATCTGTATGCTCACTCCGGCAGTCCCAACTACCGCCAGTACAGCCAGTCTAAAGACATGCTCAGCATATGGCAGAAACCCGGTGACATCAGCCAGTATCCCGGCGCACAGTATCCCACTTATTTTACTTCCAGAAATGTGACCAGCGCAGATTATGTGAAGTTGCGCAATATCACCCTCGGATACAATGTGCCCATCCCTGCACGCATGACCGGCGCCATCCGCAATGTTAAAGTGTTTGCCAGCGGCCAGAACCTGCTGTCTGTCATGAAATGGCGTGGCTTTGATCCGGAAGATGCCAACGATATCGCGCAATACGAATACCCAATGCCCCGCACCATTACCGGTGGTATCAATGTAACCTTCTAA
- a CDS encoding ArsO family NAD(P)H-dependent flavin-containing monooxygenase, with product MEYDVIIIGGGQSALAVAYYLRRTSLRYLLLDGEARPGGAWQHTWHSLSLFSPAQWSSLPGVFMPGGQQHYPSRDETIHYLQEYENRYQFPVQRPVKVLSVEKEGNIYLLQTTAGSYRARAVVSATGSFANPYIPDIPGKDLFLGHILHSSQYREPGVFSGQRVAIVGEGNSGAQLLADISPVADTLWITRQAPEFLPDHIDGKYLFDAATMQYEAMQQGKDFQRPSLGHIVMVPSVKTARANGVYQHYLPSFDYFYSEGIGWKDGKKEIADAVIFCTGFRPSLEHLRPLGIIHPNGRIETKGTRASTIAGLWLVGYGQWTGFASATLIGVGRTARQTVDELNNYLQQP from the coding sequence ATGGAATATGACGTGATCATCATCGGAGGAGGCCAGAGTGCACTGGCGGTAGCTTATTATCTCAGGCGTACGTCTCTGCGTTATTTGCTATTGGACGGTGAAGCCCGGCCGGGTGGTGCCTGGCAGCATACCTGGCATTCCCTGTCATTGTTCTCTCCGGCGCAATGGAGCTCACTACCCGGCGTATTCATGCCGGGCGGGCAACAGCATTATCCCAGCCGTGATGAAACCATCCACTATCTGCAGGAATATGAAAACCGGTACCAGTTTCCGGTCCAAAGGCCGGTGAAAGTATTGAGCGTAGAAAAAGAAGGGAACATTTACCTCCTGCAAACAACTGCCGGCAGCTACCGTGCACGCGCAGTGGTGAGTGCTACCGGTAGTTTTGCCAATCCGTACATACCGGATATTCCCGGCAAAGACCTGTTCCTGGGCCACATTTTGCATTCCTCCCAATACCGGGAACCCGGCGTTTTTAGCGGACAACGGGTAGCCATTGTAGGCGAAGGTAATTCCGGTGCACAACTGCTCGCTGATATATCACCAGTGGCCGACACCCTGTGGATCACGCGACAGGCACCCGAATTTCTACCGGACCATATTGATGGTAAATATCTTTTTGATGCAGCTACCATGCAATATGAAGCCATGCAGCAGGGGAAAGACTTTCAACGTCCTTCTCTTGGCCATATTGTGATGGTACCTTCCGTTAAGACAGCCAGGGCCAACGGTGTGTACCAACACTATCTACCCTCCTTCGACTATTTCTATTCCGAAGGAATTGGCTGGAAAGATGGGAAAAAAGAAATAGCCGATGCCGTTATATTCTGTACCGGCTTCCGGCCTTCACTGGAACATCTTCGTCCACTGGGTATTATCCATCCCAATGGAAGAATAGAAACCAAAGGCACCAGGGCCAGCACCATAGCAGGTCTGTGGCTGGTAGGCTACGGACAATGGACCGGCTTTGCCTCCGCCACCCTGATCGGTGTAGGCAGGACAGCCCGTCAGACCGTTGATGAGCTCAACAACTATCTGCAACAACCATAA
- a CDS encoding HAMP domain-containing sensor histidine kinase — translation MTVRNRLSLQFTFLFAVLLLILLAGIYSLVERNRKISFYDKLEDRAMTVAQFYLAEDNLSQEGFLAVLKKYPRSLNQEVIRIYNNQFEPVFIKEDTVRWDKATLQQVVNQKRMRFTRNGQQACAIYYVDNSGNFIIVATAADSNGIENMRKLGWIMSIAFLLSLLITYILGRIFSRMALSPINHVIDNVRTIRATSLDKRLHVNAHKTDEIDELSITINHLLEHLEQSFEAQRVFIANASHELRTPITAILGEAEIALLQNRNTEEYKTTLRNVVEDATKLTSLISSLLELAQANMDNNDLQQVSMNELLWEVVDEWSNNGHYPVKIAFRFGLDVSRVTMQGHRHLLFLALSNVVKNAIKFSAGEEVYCELNATDTQIHVTVSDKGIGIPEGETEKIFRPFYRSANAMSFAGFGIGLSLTEKIVRLHNGTIHVHSASGTGTTFRFVFPK, via the coding sequence ATGACTGTAAGAAACAGGTTATCCCTGCAATTCACTTTTCTGTTTGCCGTGCTCCTCCTCATCCTGCTGGCCGGCATCTATTCCCTGGTGGAAAGAAACCGTAAAATCAGCTTTTACGATAAACTGGAAGACCGGGCCATGACCGTGGCCCAGTTTTATCTGGCAGAAGATAACCTTTCGCAGGAAGGTTTTCTCGCAGTCTTAAAAAAATATCCCCGCTCCCTCAACCAGGAAGTAATCAGAATTTACAACAACCAGTTTGAACCGGTATTTATCAAAGAAGATACCGTACGCTGGGATAAGGCCACCCTGCAACAGGTGGTCAACCAGAAACGGATGCGCTTCACCCGCAATGGACAGCAGGCATGCGCCATCTACTATGTAGACAACTCCGGTAACTTCATCATCGTAGCCACTGCCGCAGACAGCAACGGTATCGAAAACATGCGGAAGCTGGGCTGGATCATGAGTATAGCTTTTCTGCTATCATTACTGATTACGTATATACTGGGCCGTATTTTCTCCCGCATGGCCCTGAGCCCTATCAACCACGTCATCGATAATGTAAGGACCATCCGGGCCACCAGCCTGGATAAACGATTACATGTCAATGCTCACAAAACAGATGAAATAGATGAGTTATCCATCACCATCAATCATCTGCTCGAACACCTGGAACAGTCATTTGAAGCACAACGGGTATTTATCGCCAACGCTTCACATGAGCTGAGAACGCCTATCACCGCCATTTTGGGAGAAGCTGAAATTGCCCTGCTGCAGAACAGAAACACCGAAGAATATAAAACCACACTACGCAATGTAGTGGAAGACGCCACCAAACTCACCAGCCTTATCAGCAGCCTGCTGGAGCTGGCCCAGGCCAATATGGACAACAACGACCTACAACAGGTAAGCATGAACGAACTACTGTGGGAAGTGGTGGATGAATGGAGCAACAACGGGCATTATCCCGTAAAAATAGCCTTCCGGTTTGGTTTGGATGTATCGAGGGTAACCATGCAGGGACATCGCCATTTGTTGTTTCTCGCATTAAGCAATGTCGTTAAAAACGCCATTAAGTTTTCTGCCGGAGAAGAAGTATACTGCGAATTAAATGCCACCGATACACAGATCCATGTTACCGTCAGTGACAAAGGCATCGGTATCCCGGAAGGAGAAACAGAAAAAATATTCCGTCCGTTTTATCGCAGCGCCAATGCCATGTCCTTTGCGGGTTTTGGCATCGGACTTTCTCTCACAGAAAAAATTGTACGCCTGCACAATGGCACTATTCACGTGCATTCTGCTTCCGGCACAGGCACTACGTTTCGCTTTGTGTTTCCCAAATAA